Part of the Nitrosophilus alvini genome, AAGCCGTCAATTCTACACAAGCTGCACTCAGCATGCAGTCTCAGAATGTGGATGCATATCAAAATGTGCAGAAGGGACAGGATACTCAAAAAGAGAATGAGAGTGAGATTTTCAAAAAGCTGGATCAAAATACCCAAAATGAGATAATCAAAAAATCCATCGAAGACCTCAATAAAAAGATGAGTATGCTAAATTCTCAGCTCAAAATTGAAACAGACGAAGATACCGGCATTCAAGTGGTAAAAATTATAGACAGTGAAACAAAAGAGGTCATAAGACAGCTACCGCCAGATGTTGTACTTAAAATTGCAAAATATATAGATGAGGTAACAGGTATACTATTTAACGAAAAAGCATAGGAAAAATTATGGCAGGTGAAATATATCTGAGCAATCTTAGTGGGCAGTTTGACTATCAGTCTATTCTTGACAAATATCAGGAGTT contains:
- a CDS encoding flagellar protein FlaG, translating into MDVKAVNSTQAALSMQSQNVDAYQNVQKGQDTQKENESEIFKKLDQNTQNEIIKKSIEDLNKKMSMLNSQLKIETDEDTGIQVVKIIDSETKEVIRQLPPDVVLKIAKYIDEVTGILFNEKA